A single Phoenix dactylifera cultivar Barhee BC4 chromosome 1, palm_55x_up_171113_PBpolish2nd_filt_p, whole genome shotgun sequence DNA region contains:
- the LOC103707427 gene encoding protein HEADING DATE REPRESSOR 1-like, translated as MEGLSPASPPRIFWNSRKRSAGGRSLENVLKEESLKTPINQSKESRKMDAAPDDQPKEETAEATLSERRRALFEPLEPTMGGSNGCRTTAEVLLPPPDFDSASYPKGWLVGKKRKLVNVDVVESMRRIAIQEMNRKDREIDGLNEQLDEDARCLEHLQVQLLQERSKRAEVERENAMLQDQISMLMNMLEEETQAAVEQAAPTNP; from the exons ATGGAAGGCTTGTCGCCGGCCTCTCCCCCGCGAATCTTTTGGAATTCTCGTAAGAGATCAG CCGGAGGGCGGAGCTTGGAAAATGTACTGAAGGAAGAGAGCCTCAAAACACCCATCAATCAATCTAAGGAATCGAGGAAGATGGACGCCGCACCAGATGACCAGCCCAAGGAAGAAACAGCAGAAGCCACCTTATCCGAACGCCGTAGAGCTCTCTTTGAACCATTAGAGCCCACCATGGGTGGCTCCAATGGCTGCCGCACCACGGCTGAAGTCCTACTCCCCCCACCTGACTTCGACTCCGCATCATACCCCAAGGGATGGTTAGTCGGAAAGAAGCGGAAGCTTGTGAATGTTGATGTTGTGGAGAGCATGCGGAGGATCGCCATTCAAGAGATGAACAGAAAG GACAGGGAGATTGATGGGCTTAACGAGCAGCTGGATGAGGACGCACGATGCCTCGAGCACCTCCAAGTTCAGCTCCTGCAGGAACGGAGCAAACGGGCAGAGGTAGAGAGGGAGAATGCCATGCTTCAGGACCAGATCTCCATGCTCATGAACATGCTCGAAGAAGAGACCCAAGCTGCGGTAGAGCAAGCAGCTCCAACGAATCCTTAG